The genomic window TTCACCAGGGCCTCCCCGCCCCCCAGGATGTCCTCGAAGCGGAAGGTGGCCTGGGCCCCCGAGAAGCGGTTGACGAGCCGCTTGAGCTTGTTGATGGGGTTCACGAACAGCACGGCCCCCCGCACCGCCCCGGCGGCGCCCAGGATGGGCTTTCCGCTGGCCAGGCAGTGCTGCAGGCCCTGGCCGCTGCGCACGTCCACCTCCCGGTCCAGGAATTCCCGCCCCTGCGCCAGGAGCGCCGCGAGGGGCTCGGGGTCCAGGACCAGGTCCTGGATGGCCGTCCCTTCCGCCTGGGGCCCCCGGATCGCCAGGATGCGCTCCGCCACGGGGTTGATCCGGCCGATCGCGCCCTGGGCGTCCACCACGATCACGCCGTCGGTGACGGTGCCCAGGATGCGGGAGAGCCGGTCGTTCAGGAGGGTCAGCTCCTGGTTCCGCTGCTCCAGGGCCAGCGAGTTCTGGATGGCCGCCACCGAAGCCATCACCAGCCCCAGGGTGTGGGAGTGGGTCTCGTCCACCGGCCCGGACAGGTCCAGGACGCCCAGGGCCCTGCCCTCCGGGTCGAGGATGGGGGCGCCCGAACAGGTCCAGCGGTGGTGCTTCCGGCAGAAATGCTCCGGGCCCGACACCTGGAAGGGCCGCCCCAGGACCAGGCAGGTGCCGGCGCCGTTGGTCCCCACCTCGTGCTCGTCCCACAGGGCCCCGCCGTTGAGGTTCAGGTCCTGGCAGGTGCGGATGCGCTCAGGATCCCCCACCGCCTCCAGCAGGATCCCGTTCTCGTCGAAGAGCAGGACCACGAAGGCTCCGGCCACCAGGCTGAACAGGTTGTCCATGAAGGGCTTGGCGACCCGGATCAGGTCCTGCTTGCGCTCCACCAGCGCGGCGAAGGCCGAGGGGCGGAGCACCCCCATGGCCCGGCCCGCGAAGGGATCCACCCCCGCCTCCTGGCACCGGCGCCAGGACGCCTCCACCTCCGGGGCCAGGACGCCCGGCTCCAGGTCCCCCGTGCTGACGAACTGCTCCCAGGCGGAAAGGATGGCCGGCGTGTTGATCTTGCGATAACCCATGACTGCTCCTGGCGTGGACCGTACCGAAGTGTCACATATCGTCCGGGCGGCGGTACGTTGTTGCGCAACATGTGACGGAGTTGCACATGCATGGAACATTGATAATCCCATCTTTTTTCCTGAACCGCCATTGATGGAGGCTGGCATCCGGACCCCAGTGCCACCCGTGGCACAACCCATGCATTTACACGGGTTCCGCCATGCGGCTCAAAGGGAGAACACGATGGACAGGATTCTCAGGGTCAACCTGACCGACCTCACCACCCGGATCGAGGAGACGCCCGGGGAGTGGGCGGGCCTGGGGGGCCGCGCCCTCACCTCCACCATCGTGGCCAGGGAGGTCCCCCCGGCCTGCCACCCCCTGGGCCCCAACAACAAGCTCGTCTTCGCCCCCGGCCTCCTCTCGGGCACGTCGGCCTCCAACTCGGGCCGCCTCTCCTGCGGGGCCAAGAGCCCGCTGACCGGCGGCATCAAGGAGAGCAACGTGGGCGGCACCGCGGCCCAGATGTTCGCGCGGCTCGGCATCAAGGCCCTGATCGTCGAGGGCATGCCCAAGGGCGCCGCGTGGTACGGCCTTCGGGTCACCAGGGACGGGGTGGCCATCCAGGAGGAGCGGGAGCTGGTCGGCAAGAACAACTTCGCGGTTCTGGAGGCCATCGAGGGCCGCCTCGGGAAGAAGGCCGGCGTGCTTTCCATCGGCACCGCCGGCGAGATGCGCGTGACGGCCGCCAACATCTCCGTCCGGGACCCCTCGGGCAAGCTCCGCAGCCACGGCCGCGGGGGCCTGGGCGCCGTCATGGGCTCCAAGCGCGTCAAGTTCATCACCATCGAGGACGAAGGCGCCCCCGGCATCCAGCTGGCCGATCCCGACAAGTTCAAGGCGGCCTCCCGCGTCTTCACCAAGGCCCTCATGGACCATCCCGTGAGCGGCACCGGCCTGCCCACCTACGGCACCAACGTCCTGGTGAACATCCTGCACGAGGCGGGGGGCCTGCCCACCCGCAACTTCACCTCGGGCCGCTTCGACGGGCACGAGTCCATCTGCGGCGAGACCATGCACGAAACCATCGTCGCCCGCGGCGGCAAGCCGCGCCACGGCTGCCATGCCGGCTGCGTCATCCAGTGCTCCCAGGTCTACAACGACAAGGACGGCAACTACCTCACCTCCGGCTTCGAGTACGAGACCATCTGGGGCCTGGGCGCCAACTGCACCATCACCGACCTGGACGACATCGCGACGGCCGACAGCATCATGGACGACCTGGGCATCGACTCCATCGAGACCGCGGTCGCCTTCGGCGTGGCCATGGAGGCCGGCATCCTCCCCTGGGGCGACGGCAAGGAGATGCTGCGCATCCTCCGCGAGGAAGTGGGCCAGGGCACCGCCCTGGGCCGCGTCATCGCCTCGGGCGCGGGCGCCGTGGGCCGCACCTACGGCATCACCCGCGTCCCCGTGGTGAAGAACCAGGGCATCCCCGCCTACGACCCGCGCTCGGTCAAGGGCATCGGCATCACCTACGCCACCACCCCCATGGGCGCCGACCACACCGCCGGCTACACCATCGCCACCAACATCCTCAACGTGGGCGGCCAGGTGGATCCCCTCAAGAAGGACGGCCAGGTCGAGCTCAGCCGCAACCTGCAGATCGCCACCGCCGCCATCGACTCCACGGGCATGTGCATCTTCGTGGCCTTCCCCGCCCTGGACATCCCCGAGTGCCTGCCGGCCATGATCGACATGATCAACGCCCGGTACGGCGCCGAGCTCACCGGCGACGACGTGGTGGCCCTGGGCAGGACCGTCCTCAAGACCGAGCGCGGCTTCAACATGGCCGCCGGCATGACCAGCGTCCACGACCGGCTTCCCGAGTTCTTCCGCACCGATCCCGTCGCTCCGCACGACGCCGTGTGGGACTTCACCGACGAAGAGGTCGACGCGTTCTGGAACTTCTGATGATCGTCACCGTCAAGCTCTTCGCGCATTTCCGCAACGGCAGGTTCAAGGAGGCCGAGAAGGCCTTCCCGGATGGCGTGGACTGCCTCCACGTCATCCAGAGCCTCGAATTCACCGCCAGGGACATGGGGATCGTGATGGTGAACGGACTGCATGCCGCCCTGGACAGGCCCCTGGAGGACCGGGACATCCTGGCCCTGTTCCCCCTGGTCGGGGGCGGGTAGTTTCCTCGGCGAACCTCGGCCCCTCGGCCACCTCGGCGATGCCTTTCTATTCATGGATGCCGCGGCGCGAAGATCCATTGCGCCGCACCGTCTTGAAACAGAATGCATCGCCGAGGTGGCCGAGGGGCCGAGGTTCGCCGAGGAAAAGCTAGGCCACGACGTTCAGGATGAAACTCAGGCTCCCCTTGCCCGTGTTGGCGAAGGCGTAGGGCGTGTCCGAGGGGAAGGCGATGGACTCGCCGGCCTTGAGCACCTGGGTCGCGCCGCCCTGCTCGAGGGTGAGTTCGCCCCGCACCACGTACACCATCTCCCGGTATCCCGGCAGGTCCGGCTCGCCCTGGTAGCGGTCCCCGGGCGCGATGGTCCACTTCCACAGCTCCACCGTGCGCTTCGCGGGAAAGCTCTGGAGCAGGTCCACCTTGGTGCCGGGGCTGCTGCCCTGCCAGAGCTGGACGCCCCGG from Geothrix sp. 21YS21S-2 includes these protein-coding regions:
- a CDS encoding helix-turn-helix domain-containing protein yields the protein MAFDPRKLFLPISLNIVKKRHDLKWSQQELADRAGLSRRMIGMIESGESNVSLATLGHIAAAFELTFSELVNAAQEAPHPDRGVQLWQGSSPGTKVDLLQSFPAKRTVELWKWTIAPGDRYQGEPDLPGYREMVYVVRGELTLEQGGATQVLKAGESIAFPSDTPYAFANTGKGSLSFILNVVA
- a CDS encoding MoaD/ThiS family protein — its product is MIVTVKLFAHFRNGRFKEAEKAFPDGVDCLHVIQSLEFTARDMGIVMVNGLHAALDRPLEDRDILALFPLVGGG
- a CDS encoding sigma-54-dependent Fis family transcriptional regulator translates to MGYRKINTPAILSAWEQFVSTGDLEPGVLAPEVEASWRRCQEAGVDPFAGRAMGVLRPSAFAALVERKQDLIRVAKPFMDNLFSLVAGAFVVLLFDENGILLEAVGDPERIRTCQDLNLNGGALWDEHEVGTNGAGTCLVLGRPFQVSGPEHFCRKHHRWTCSGAPILDPEGRALGVLDLSGPVDETHSHTLGLVMASVAAIQNSLALEQRNQELTLLNDRLSRILGTVTDGVIVVDAQGAIGRINPVAERILAIRGPQAEGTAIQDLVLDPEPLAALLAQGREFLDREVDVRSGQGLQHCLASGKPILGAAGAVRGAVLFVNPINKLKRLVNRFSGAQATFRFEDILGGGEALVKAVQLGRAASENDSNVLLTGESGTGKEMFAQSIHNQSDRRRGPFVAVNCGAIPRELIASELFGYQDGAFTGAARGGRPGKFELAGGGTLFLDEIGDMPLEQQVALLRVLQDRTITRLGGDRAFLVDVRIICATHKDLREEARRGTFRQDLYYRLNVSTIKLPPLREHPEDVPVLLEAFLRKLKGRAGLAIDPAVVAVLQAHAWPGNIREFQNVVERMALSVRGGRIQVEHLPEELLRPPEAPPARLTAVASGPVKLRDLLAEEEREDILACLRSAKGNMTRAAQDLGISRNTLYRKMEKFGI
- a CDS encoding aldehyde ferredoxin oxidoreductase family protein, which codes for MDRILRVNLTDLTTRIEETPGEWAGLGGRALTSTIVAREVPPACHPLGPNNKLVFAPGLLSGTSASNSGRLSCGAKSPLTGGIKESNVGGTAAQMFARLGIKALIVEGMPKGAAWYGLRVTRDGVAIQEERELVGKNNFAVLEAIEGRLGKKAGVLSIGTAGEMRVTAANISVRDPSGKLRSHGRGGLGAVMGSKRVKFITIEDEGAPGIQLADPDKFKAASRVFTKALMDHPVSGTGLPTYGTNVLVNILHEAGGLPTRNFTSGRFDGHESICGETMHETIVARGGKPRHGCHAGCVIQCSQVYNDKDGNYLTSGFEYETIWGLGANCTITDLDDIATADSIMDDLGIDSIETAVAFGVAMEAGILPWGDGKEMLRILREEVGQGTALGRVIASGAGAVGRTYGITRVPVVKNQGIPAYDPRSVKGIGITYATTPMGADHTAGYTIATNILNVGGQVDPLKKDGQVELSRNLQIATAAIDSTGMCIFVAFPALDIPECLPAMIDMINARYGAELTGDDVVALGRTVLKTERGFNMAAGMTSVHDRLPEFFRTDPVAPHDAVWDFTDEEVDAFWNF